In Lacinutrix sp. Bg11-31, the DNA window AGATATATTAATCAATAACGCAGCACAAACAGTTAGGCGTCCATCTGGTTTTTATTTCCATTTAATGGAAAATGAAAAATTACCTATCGATAAGTTACCAAAGCTTGCTCAAACATTATTACAAGATCATGAAAGTTGTTTAGAAGAGTTGTCTAGCTTAAGTGTAGGACCTTCCAAAACAGATAAAAACAATGTGTTGCCAGTAACTTGGCATGGTCCAGAACCTGGAATTGGATTACGTAATTCGGCAGAGCTCTCTCAAATCCCTTATAGTTTCGATAATTCATTGCAAACAGCCGAGGTTTTCCCGGAAGGTGAATTAGATGCAGATTTACAACAAGTAGATTTACGTAAAACTAATAGTTGGAGACTAAAATTAGGTGAAATTGAAACTACCGAAATGGTAGAAGTACAGCTTGTAAATGCTGTAGCTCCTTTTGTATTGTGTAATCGTTTGTCTAATATCATGATGAAAGAAAACACAGGTAAAAAGCACATTATTAATGTGTCTGCAATGGAAGGGAAGTTTCATAGGTTTAAAAAAGAAGACAGACATCCACATACCAATATGGCAAAAGCAGCCTTAAATATGCTAACGCATACTTCTGCAGGAACCTTTGCTAAGTCTGGTATTTACATGAATGCAGTAGATACAGGTTGGGTTACAGACGAAGATCCAGCAGCTTTATCTAAAAAGAAAGTAGAAGTACACGATTTCCAACCACCTTTAGATATTGTAGATGGTGCAGCACGAGTAATGGATCCATTAATAGATGGTATTAATACTGGTAAGCATTGGAGTGGTAAATTCTTGAAGGATTATTTCCCAATAGATTGGTAAGCCTTTGTTTAGGTAATAAATTCTTTTAAAGACTAAAAGAGACATAAAATACATTTAAAAAGCTTTCAAATTTTGAAAGCTTTTTTTATTTTTTTTTTTGAAAAAGTATTACTTCAAAAAAACTATTACCTATTATCGGTGTTATTAAAAAGTTTACTTTTAGTGTTTTAAAATTAACTAAAATAGTATGCCAAAGTCTAACACCAAAGCCCTGATTATAGTAGCGTTTTTCTCTATTTATATTATTTGGGGATCAACGTATTTGCTTAATAAAATTGCAGTTACCGAGTTGTCTCCATTTTTCTTGGCAGCCATTCGTTTTTCTTGCGCAAGTGTCTTAATTTTTAGCATAGCAAAAATTATGAAAATGAAACTGTCTATTACCAAAAAACAGTTTCGAAACTCGATACTAGTTGGTTTTCTATTTCTAGTCTACGGAAACGGAGTCTTTGTTTGGGCTTTAAAGTATGTAGATAGTGGTTTTGCAGCATTATTAGCATCTACTCAACCTTTATTTGTATTGTTATTAATGCGTTTAATGGATAACAAAAAAATGCAACCGAAGTCTTTAATTGGAGTAGGCTTGGGTCTTGTAGGTATGTATTTATTGGTAAGTCAGCAAGATTTAGTAGCTAATGAAGGTGTGCTTTTAGGGATATTCATGATTTTTACTTGTGTTATAGGTTGGAGTTATGCTAGTGTATTTGTTTCTAAAGCCGATATGCCTAAAAATTATTTTGTAGCAACAGGTTACCAAATGGCTATTGGAAGTATAATGTTGCTTTGTGCAAGTTTATTAACCAAAGAAGAATGGATTTCTCCATTAGAATGGAGTGCAGATGTAAAAATATCTATGCTTTTATTAATAACCTTTGGAAGTATTGTTGCTTTTACAGCCTTTAATTACTTGTTAAAACAAGTCTCTACAGAGAAAGTAGCAACTTCTGCTTATGTAAATCCAATTGTAGCAATGCTTTTAGGTTGGTATGTTTTAGACGAACAACTAAGTACACAATCTATAGTAGCAGCAGTAGTACTATTAACAGGTGTTTATTTTATTACTTCAAGAAAAAAAGTATAGTGTTTTAATTTGTGGCACTGTCTTTGCTTTCTAGTTAGTAATTATTAAAATTAAATATTATATTATTATGAGTACAGGAACAGTTAAATTTTTCAACGACACAAAAGGATTTGGATTTATTACAGAAGAAGGAGTAGACAAAGATCATTTTGTACACGTTTCAGGATTAATCGATGAGATTAGAGAAGGAGACGCAGTTGAATTTGACCTTCAAGAAGGAAACAAAGGATTAAACGCAGTTAACGTAAAAGTTATCTAAGATATATACTTCAAGTTTTTACAAAAGCCCATCATTAGTGATGGGCTTTTTTGTTATAAAGTTGTTTACTAAGCTAGAGGTTGAATGCGGTAGTTATAAAAAGACCAAATAGTTTCGCATAACACTATATATTTAATCTATATTTACAATATTAGTTGTTGATAGCTTTATTCTTATAAATTTTCCCTTTTAATTGATTCTTTGCTTTTTCCAATTTTTAAATAGACGTTTTTTCAGTATAAAAAATCTGTGCGTCGTAAAATTTTAATTTAAAAATTAATAGCATCAATAATCCAAAATTCTCAAGAGACATAAATCCAGACTTCGCAAGAACGTTAAGATCACGAGTAAACGCCTATTTTAAAACGCATAAAAAAAGCAGAAATGCCAATGCAACAATGGTTATTAAGACAATTATTATGCTATCGTTGTTTACTGTACCATTAGCATTACTGTCTTCAGGTTTGGTAACTG includes these proteins:
- a CDS encoding EamA family transporter, with protein sequence MPKSNTKALIIVAFFSIYIIWGSTYLLNKIAVTELSPFFLAAIRFSCASVLIFSIAKIMKMKLSITKKQFRNSILVGFLFLVYGNGVFVWALKYVDSGFAALLASTQPLFVLLLMRLMDNKKMQPKSLIGVGLGLVGMYLLVSQQDLVANEGVLLGIFMIFTCVIGWSYASVFVSKADMPKNYFVATGYQMAIGSIMLLCASLLTKEEWISPLEWSADVKISMLLLITFGSIVAFTAFNYLLKQVSTEKVATSAYVNPIVAMLLGWYVLDEQLSTQSIVAAVVLLTGVYFITSRKKV
- a CDS encoding cold-shock protein is translated as MSTGTVKFFNDTKGFGFITEEGVDKDHFVHVSGLIDEIREGDAVEFDLQEGNKGLNAVNVKVI
- a CDS encoding SDR family NAD(P)-dependent oxidoreductase, encoding MKEKNSNLEIENCIATIQKLLDDTDQLFELPEDQRVALFKVAGALTRPSRDEFQRRRKDAKKAAKRKMIESDKHARKSTGIRSAREATLFVAPKLLAAAVINEDTPELESPRNCYVCKTVYTKLHHFYDTMCTDCGDLNYAKRFQTTDLKDQVAVITGSRLKIGYHITLMLLRSGATVVATTRFPADSAIRFSKEEDYKTWSDRLHIHGLDLRHIPSVEIFCNYIEQKYDRLDILINNAAQTVRRPSGFYFHLMENEKLPIDKLPKLAQTLLQDHESCLEELSSLSVGPSKTDKNNVLPVTWHGPEPGIGLRNSAELSQIPYSFDNSLQTAEVFPEGELDADLQQVDLRKTNSWRLKLGEIETTEMVEVQLVNAVAPFVLCNRLSNIMMKENTGKKHIINVSAMEGKFHRFKKEDRHPHTNMAKAALNMLTHTSAGTFAKSGIYMNAVDTGWVTDEDPAALSKKKVEVHDFQPPLDIVDGAARVMDPLIDGINTGKHWSGKFLKDYFPIDW